The Haloplanus sp. CK5-1 genome contains a region encoding:
- a CDS encoding ATP-binding protein — protein MDRLGWERRLADHAPTLVVTLGVVLGVVSVAAFLDDVSRVGVGPATVGSLGLLLVLAAGLVALSRWLAASSLPLEDVWTVVRWCLGGMAGFATLSALTVGLRLAQGRPVAGAALVVTAMAGGGGIAGGIAGVYYARATRTARESGRRRDALVFLNSYLRHNVLNATQVIQGYTNLLAQRSDADETYLEPIERRSDAIASLIEDVKQLCDVFSGRHSPAPMDVSTVVLREVEDVQSTHEAATFEVDVPSELYVMATDAVSAVFSNLLQNAVEHNDSAAPTVTVSVESTPRTVSVHVVDDGPGIRDEVKTNLFESSVESGEGRGIALVKTLMDHYGGELDVYDAEPRGTDVVVRFRRPRSGRGRREV, from the coding sequence ATGGATCGATTGGGGTGGGAACGGCGACTCGCCGACCACGCCCCCACGCTGGTCGTGACGCTCGGTGTCGTCCTCGGCGTCGTCTCCGTCGCCGCCTTCCTCGACGACGTCTCGCGCGTCGGCGTCGGTCCCGCGACGGTCGGGTCGCTCGGTCTCCTCCTGGTCCTCGCCGCCGGGCTGGTGGCACTGAGCCGGTGGCTCGCGGCGAGCAGTCTCCCCCTCGAAGACGTCTGGACCGTCGTCAGGTGGTGTCTCGGTGGGATGGCCGGCTTCGCCACCCTGTCGGCGCTGACGGTCGGCCTCAGACTCGCGCAGGGTCGCCCCGTCGCGGGGGCCGCGCTCGTCGTCACCGCCATGGCCGGCGGCGGCGGTATCGCCGGCGGTATCGCCGGCGTCTACTACGCTCGGGCCACCCGGACGGCCCGCGAGTCCGGCCGCCGCCGCGACGCACTGGTCTTCCTGAACAGCTACCTCCGACACAACGTGTTGAACGCGACACAGGTGATCCAAGGGTACACGAATCTGCTCGCCCAGCGATCCGACGCCGACGAGACGTACCTCGAACCGATCGAGCGCCGGAGCGACGCGATCGCGTCGCTCATCGAGGACGTGAAGCAACTGTGCGACGTGTTCTCCGGACGGCACTCACCCGCGCCGATGGACGTCTCGACGGTCGTACTCAGGGAGGTCGAAGACGTGCAGTCGACACACGAAGCGGCGACCTTCGAGGTGGACGTCCCGTCCGAACTGTACGTGATGGCGACCGACGCCGTCTCCGCGGTGTTCTCGAACCTACTCCAGAACGCGGTCGAACACAACGACTCGGCGGCGCCGACCGTCACCGTCTCGGTCGAGTCGACGCCACGGACCGTCTCGGTCCACGTCGTAGACGACGGCCCGGGCATCCGGGACGAGGTGAAGACGAACCTGTTCGAGTCGTCCGTCGAGTCGGGCGAGGGACGCGGCATCGCTCTGGTGAAGACGCTGATGGACCACTACGGCGGCGAACTCGACGTGTACGACGCCGAGCCACGCGGGACCGACGTCGTCGTCCGGTTCCGTCGCCCACGGTCCGGTCGCGGCCGACGAGAGGTATAA
- a CDS encoding DHH family phosphoesterase: MTAGNAGDSGTDRADDSRPTVYDLAPDCTTDDVAVGDNYHAVVNGVVAYGVFVDVSDEVSGLVHESNLTGEYDVGDRLLVRLDEIRENGDVAFTEADVDDYRTVAVDHRPTVTPVEDLEVGETVTVEGTVTQIKQTAGPTVFRCCDATGIVACTAFEEAGVRAHPEVELDDVVRIAGTVEEHEGSPQIEVESLSKLTGDDADEVRQRVETGLSERAAPNDVPALVEWDAFDKLRPDLQGVARRLRRAVLEGRPIRVRHHADGDGMCASLPVQVALERFIRSVHDDDDAPRHLIKRLPSKAPYYEMEDVTRDLNFALEGRERHGQQLPLLLMLDNGSTEEDVPAYENLAHYDVPIVVVDHHHPDPEAVNDLLDAHVNPYLHGEDYRITTGMMCVELARMIDPGMTDELQHVPAVAGLADRSKAETMSDFVDLASEAGYDRGDLVRIGEALDYAAHWLRYSEGKTLVSDVLNVDCDDEHRHEELVDFLADRAERDIDRQLAALDPHVEHERLDNDAHLYRVDLDDFAHRFTYPAPGKTTGNLHDRKVEETGDPVITIGYGPDFAVLRSDGVRLDIPEMVSELNEEVVGGGVSGGGHLVVGSIKFVKGMRGEVIDALVEKMADAELDEALSSATVLDT; this comes from the coding sequence ATGACCGCAGGGAATGCCGGGGATTCCGGCACCGACCGGGCGGACGATTCCCGCCCCACCGTCTACGACCTCGCACCCGACTGCACGACCGACGACGTCGCGGTCGGCGACAACTACCACGCCGTCGTCAACGGCGTCGTCGCCTACGGCGTCTTCGTCGACGTCTCCGACGAGGTGTCGGGGCTCGTCCACGAATCGAATCTGACCGGCGAGTACGACGTCGGCGACCGACTGCTCGTCAGACTCGACGAGATCCGCGAGAACGGCGACGTCGCCTTCACCGAGGCCGACGTCGACGACTACCGGACGGTCGCCGTCGACCACCGGCCCACGGTGACGCCCGTCGAGGACCTCGAGGTCGGCGAGACCGTCACGGTCGAGGGGACGGTCACTCAGATCAAGCAGACCGCGGGTCCGACCGTGTTCCGATGCTGTGACGCCACCGGGATCGTCGCCTGCACGGCGTTCGAGGAGGCCGGCGTGCGCGCACATCCGGAGGTCGAACTCGACGACGTGGTTCGGATCGCCGGGACGGTCGAGGAACACGAGGGAAGCCCCCAGATCGAGGTGGAGTCACTCTCGAAACTGACCGGCGACGACGCCGACGAGGTCCGTCAGCGAGTCGAGACGGGGCTGTCCGAGCGCGCCGCCCCGAACGACGTACCGGCGCTGGTCGAGTGGGACGCCTTCGACAAACTCCGGCCGGACCTCCAAGGCGTCGCCCGTCGCCTGCGACGGGCCGTCCTCGAGGGCCGCCCGATCCGGGTGCGTCACCACGCCGACGGCGACGGGATGTGTGCCTCTCTCCCCGTCCAGGTCGCGCTCGAACGCTTCATCCGGTCGGTCCACGACGACGACGACGCGCCCCGCCACCTCATCAAGCGACTGCCGAGCAAGGCCCCCTACTACGAGATGGAGGACGTGACCCGCGACCTCAACTTCGCGCTCGAAGGCCGGGAGCGACACGGACAACAACTCCCGCTGCTGCTCATGCTGGACAACGGGAGCACCGAGGAGGACGTCCCCGCATACGAGAACCTGGCCCACTACGACGTTCCCATCGTCGTCGTCGACCACCACCACCCCGATCCCGAGGCGGTGAACGACCTGCTCGACGCCCACGTCAACCCCTACCTCCACGGCGAGGACTACCGCATCACGACCGGGATGATGTGTGTCGAACTCGCACGGATGATCGACCCGGGGATGACCGACGAACTCCAGCACGTCCCCGCAGTCGCGGGACTGGCCGACCGGTCGAAGGCGGAGACGATGAGCGACTTCGTCGACCTGGCGAGCGAGGCGGGCTACGACCGTGGGGATCTGGTTCGGATCGGCGAGGCGCTCGACTACGCCGCCCACTGGCTCCGCTACAGCGAGGGCAAGACGCTCGTCAGCGACGTGCTCAACGTCGACTGTGACGACGAACACCGCCACGAGGAACTCGTCGACTTCCTCGCGGACCGAGCGGAGCGCGACATCGACCGCCAACTCGCCGCGCTGGACCCGCACGTCGAACACGAACGGCTGGACAACGACGCCCACCTCTACCGGGTCGACCTCGACGACTTCGCCCACCGCTTCACCTACCCCGCTCCGGGGAAGACGACCGGCAACCTCCACGACCGCAAGGTCGAGGAGACGGGGGACCCAGTCATCACCATCGGTTACGGCCCCGACTTCGCCGTCCTCCGGTCCGACGGCGTCCGCCTCGACATCCCCGAGATGGTCTCCGAACTCAACGAAGAGGTCGTGGGCGGCGGCGTCTCAGGCGGTGGCCACCTCGTCGTCGGCTCCATCAAGTTCGTGAAGGGGATGCGCGGCGAGGTGATCGACGCGCTGGTGGAGAAGATGGCCGACGCCGAACTCGACGAGGCGCTGTCGAGCGCGACGGTGCTCGACACCTAG
- a CDS encoding phospholipase D-like domain-containing protein produces the protein MSRHHWSVVTLSIALVVLSVVPAPVATGAEGGNETGVDPAVVTAVPNPVADGDAGEFVVVRVPPRSTANWTLGDGETVVPLPADRPASEFALSADPNRTRRLTDAPAVEAPELSLANGGERLRLRRDGAVVARLDYRDAPEGERLVRTDDGRRWRPVGIDPRRVHTYGRANVTGFLLPDSPDLPVETLRDARSRVLLAGYTLTSERVVDALVAANRRGVEVAVLVDADPVGGRSARGMAALDRLADAGVEVTVLGGPGARFDYYHPKYAVVDDRALVMTENWKPAGVGGRSSRGWGVVVDSPVVAADLAGLFRADAGWRDGIPWRRYRRGSVSEDDPPAEGRYPSRIDPTTATASSVRVLTAPGNAESGLVDTIDAAENRVDVIQPSVGRRDGPLLRATIRAAERGVEVRILLSGSWYVTEENAALVDWLNGVAERRDLPLSARVAEPGGRFEKIHAKGVVADDVVVVGSLNWNENAVSENREVSVAVRSDRLAAHFREAFEADWRGNTGTDRTTWIVVAGAAAALVLAVVVARKTVRFD, from the coding sequence GTGTCACGCCACCACTGGTCCGTCGTCACGCTCTCGATCGCACTCGTCGTCCTCTCCGTCGTACCCGCGCCGGTCGCGACCGGTGCCGAGGGTGGGAACGAGACCGGGGTCGATCCGGCCGTCGTCACCGCCGTCCCCAACCCCGTCGCCGACGGCGACGCCGGCGAGTTCGTCGTCGTTCGCGTCCCGCCGCGGTCGACGGCGAACTGGACGCTCGGTGACGGCGAGACGGTCGTCCCCCTCCCCGCGGATCGTCCCGCCTCCGAGTTCGCGCTCAGCGCCGACCCCAACAGGACGCGCCGGTTGACCGACGCGCCCGCGGTCGAAGCCCCCGAACTCTCGCTTGCTAACGGCGGCGAACGGCTCCGCCTCCGGCGGGACGGCGCCGTCGTCGCCCGCCTCGACTACCGCGACGCACCCGAAGGCGAGCGCCTCGTCCGGACCGACGACGGCCGCCGGTGGCGACCCGTCGGGATCGATCCACGGCGTGTCCACACGTACGGTCGCGCGAACGTCACCGGCTTTCTCCTCCCCGACTCGCCTGATCTCCCCGTGGAGACGCTCCGCGATGCCCGGAGTCGCGTCCTGCTCGCCGGCTACACGCTCACCAGCGAACGGGTGGTCGACGCCCTCGTCGCCGCCAACCGCCGCGGTGTCGAGGTGGCCGTCCTCGTGGACGCCGATCCGGTCGGCGGTCGCTCGGCGCGAGGGATGGCCGCGCTCGACCGACTCGCCGACGCCGGCGTCGAGGTGACCGTCCTCGGCGGTCCCGGTGCCCGGTTCGACTACTACCACCCCAAGTACGCCGTCGTCGACGACCGGGCGCTCGTCATGACGGAAAACTGGAAACCGGCCGGCGTCGGTGGCCGGAGTAGTCGCGGGTGGGGCGTCGTCGTCGACTCCCCCGTCGTCGCGGCCGACCTCGCCGGTCTCTTCCGGGCCGACGCCGGGTGGCGGGACGGGATTCCCTGGCGGCGCTACCGACGGGGGAGCGTGTCCGAGGACGACCCACCCGCCGAGGGACGTTACCCCTCGCGAATCGATCCGACCACGGCGACGGCCTCGTCGGTTCGGGTGCTCACGGCCCCGGGTAACGCGGAGTCGGGGCTGGTCGACACCATCGACGCCGCCGAGAACCGCGTCGACGTGATCCAGCCCTCCGTCGGGCGTCGTGACGGCCCACTCCTCCGGGCGACGATCCGTGCCGCCGAGCGGGGGGTCGAGGTCCGGATCCTCCTCTCGGGATCGTGGTACGTCACCGAGGAGAACGCTGCCCTCGTCGACTGGCTGAACGGCGTCGCCGAGCGACGCGACCTGCCGCTGTCCGCACGGGTCGCGGAGCCCGGCGGCCGGTTCGAGAAGATTCACGCGAAGGGCGTCGTCGCCGACGACGTCGTCGTGGTCGGGAGTCTCAACTGGAACGAGAACGCGGTCTCGGAGAACCGTGAGGTGTCGGTCGCCGTCCGGAGCGACCGCCTTGCGGCGCACTTCCGCGAGGCGTTCGAAGCCGACTGGCGGGGCAACACGGGAACCGACCGGACGACGTGGATCGTCGTCGCCGGCGCGGCCGCGGCGCTCGTCCTCGCGGTCGTGGTCGCGCGGAAGACGGTCCGGTTCGACTAG
- the coxB gene encoding cytochrome c oxidase subunit II has protein sequence MKRSRLVLASLLSAVALALAADPVAAQSSVSAELINQLNNKLLYIAVPITLLVEGILIYTVYRFKDADEAKPTQENRRLEITWTVATAIILLFVGVASYGVLANENVTFQGDQEEIAPDDDDVVVQMEAFQWGWRASYPQEDVQMSSTAPTVVIPKGQDVYFNVTSSDVLHAFHVPQLGLKQDAMPGQSNVIKTVALEEGTYQGYCAEFCGVAHSKMYFEIQVVSQEEYQSFLDEQSESSGDIEADDDVVREHHESVDQSAVRA, from the coding sequence ATGAAACGGTCGCGCCTCGTGCTGGCGTCGCTGCTTTCGGCGGTGGCACTCGCCCTCGCCGCCGATCCCGTGGCGGCCCAGAGTTCGGTGTCCGCAGAACTTATCAACCAGCTGAACAACAAACTGCTGTACATCGCCGTGCCGATCACCCTCCTCGTCGAGGGTATCCTCATCTACACGGTGTACCGGTTCAAGGACGCGGACGAAGCCAAGCCGACCCAGGAGAACCGTCGGCTGGAGATCACGTGGACGGTCGCCACGGCGATCATCCTGCTGTTCGTCGGTGTCGCCTCCTACGGCGTCCTCGCCAACGAGAACGTCACGTTTCAGGGAGACCAAGAGGAGATCGCTCCCGACGACGACGACGTCGTCGTCCAGATGGAGGCGTTCCAGTGGGGCTGGAGGGCGAGTTACCCACAGGAGGACGTCCAGATGTCGAGCACCGCGCCGACGGTGGTGATCCCGAAAGGACAGGACGTCTACTTCAACGTCACGTCGAGTGACGTGTTACACGCCTTCCACGTCCCCCAACTCGGTCTGAAACAGGACGCCATGCCCGGTCAGTCGAACGTCATCAAGACCGTCGCGCTGGAGGAGGGGACCTACCAGGGCTACTGTGCGGAGTTCTGTGGCGTCGCGCACTCGAAGATGTACTTCGAGATTCAAGTGGTCTCCCAGGAGGAGTACCAGTCGTTCCTCGACGAGCAGAGCGAGTCGTCGGGTGACATCGAAGCGGACGACGACGTGGTCCGCGAACACCACGAGTCGGTCGATCAGTCCGCGGTTCGGGCCTGA
- a CDS encoding adenylyltransferase/cytidyltransferase family protein: MTTVVAQGTFDILHPGHVHYLSDAAAMGDRLHVIVARSRNVTHKETPILSDRQRRAMVDALAVVDEAHLGHPEDIFVPIERIDPDVIVLGHDQHHDEDRLRESLRSRGLDADVRRASEREGREDELCSTGRIVDRIVDRRC; the protein is encoded by the coding sequence ATGACGACAGTCGTCGCCCAGGGGACGTTCGACATCCTCCACCCCGGCCACGTTCACTACCTCTCGGACGCCGCCGCGATGGGGGATCGCCTCCACGTCATCGTCGCCCGGAGTCGGAACGTCACCCACAAGGAGACGCCGATCCTCTCGGACCGCCAGCGCCGAGCGATGGTCGACGCCCTCGCCGTCGTCGACGAAGCGCACTTGGGTCACCCCGAAGACATCTTCGTCCCCATCGAGCGGATCGATCCGGACGTCATCGTCCTCGGCCACGACCAACACCACGACGAGGACCGCCTCCGGGAGTCGCTCCGGTCGCGGGGGCTCGACGCCGACGTCAGGCGGGCGTCCGAACGCGAGGGACGCGAGGACGAACTCTGTTCGACGGGACGGATCGTCGACCGGATCGTCGACCGGCGGTGCTGA
- a CDS encoding aldo/keto reductase, with amino-acid sequence MRPLDETCDTFDIGGELTVHRLGFGAMRITGEGVLGAPDDPDEARRVLDRAVELGVDFVDTADSYGPGTSERLLREAGTPEDAVVATKGGLLRSPDGDWLRHGDPDYLRNAALCSRDRLGVDTLDLYQYHAPDGDVPIEESMAALAELRDRGLIDHVGVSNVSVDQLDRARDVVPVATVQNEYSVADRTHDDVLDACEEDGIGFVPYFPLGGGDLGAKADVLDEVAAAHGATRRQVALAWLLERSPVVLPIPGTSSVDHLEENVAAATLDLTDDEMARLSA; translated from the coding sequence ATGCGACCGCTCGACGAAACCTGTGACACTTTCGACATCGGCGGCGAGTTGACGGTCCACCGCCTCGGCTTCGGGGCGATGCGCATCACCGGCGAGGGCGTCCTCGGCGCTCCCGACGACCCCGACGAGGCGCGTCGCGTTCTCGACCGTGCGGTCGAACTCGGCGTCGACTTCGTCGACACCGCGGACTCGTACGGTCCGGGGACCAGCGAGCGGCTGCTCCGCGAGGCCGGCACGCCCGAAGACGCAGTCGTCGCCACGAAGGGTGGGCTCCTTCGCTCCCCCGACGGCGACTGGCTCCGCCACGGCGACCCCGACTACCTCCGGAACGCCGCGTTGTGTAGCCGCGACCGTCTCGGGGTCGACACCCTCGACCTGTACCAGTACCACGCCCCCGACGGCGACGTCCCCATCGAGGAGTCGATGGCCGCGCTCGCGGAGCTCCGCGACCGTGGCCTGATCGACCACGTCGGCGTCAGCAACGTCTCCGTCGACCAGTTGGACCGCGCCCGGGACGTCGTTCCCGTGGCGACGGTGCAAAACGAGTACAGCGTCGCCGACCGCACCCACGACGACGTGCTCGACGCCTGCGAGGAGGACGGCATCGGCTTCGTCCCCTACTTCCCGCTCGGCGGTGGCGACCTCGGGGCGAAAGCGGACGTCCTCGACGAGGTGGCCGCCGCCCACGGCGCCACGCGTCGACAGGTGGCGCTCGCGTGGCTCCTGGAGCGGTCACCCGTCGTACTCCCCATCCCCGGCACGTCGAGTGTCGATCACCTCGAGGAGAACGTCGCGGCCGCCACCCTCGACCTCACCGACGACGAGATGGCGCGCCTGTCGGCCTAA